The genomic window AAAAACCTTGCCGAGGCCTATTTCTTGAACTTTGCAAAAAGGGTGCCGATGCCGTTTTATGGGGTGTATAACTTTTGCCCACCACGTGGACGACAGCGGTATCGAGTCTAACGACCCTTCAAGAATGGCTTCTTCGTTTCTATGGCTCGATCTCCTGATCAAGCGGTCGATTGCGGTCAACTTAAAGTGCGTTCAAGCGATTTGGAAGTAGGCTAGGCCTGGATTCTTGGGCTCTGCCCAAAAGGGGCTGAGGCGATGGCAGGCAAGGCCTCCACAGCTCTGAGACGAGATTGCCTGCTTCCAGAAAGAAACGACAAGGTGCCGTGTTTGACCTATGTGTCCGAACGTACGCGGGTAGCAGGGGAGAGAGGCTGATGGTTGGGGGCAGAGAAGCCTGTGTTCGCTTTGAGCAGTTTTTTTGTGAGGCCTGCTATCCTATAAATGCGTTATGGCTACCGATCCAGAAGGTTTCTTGTTCCGTTCGTAGTTCGAGTGCTCTATTGAGGTCTGCGCCATCAATCCAACATGGCTACGGACCGATTGGCCACGAATCCGGGGCTTCCGTTGGTCGCCCTTATTGGATTGATGGCGCAGACCTCAATAAGTAATGGCAAAAGCCTGAGTAGAGATCGAACTCCACTCAGGCTTTATTGGTTTGGCTTGGATAGTCGGCATGTGTCGCTTCTTGGCAGAGAGTGCTGCCAAGCGAGGTATCGGCTTAGGGGGAAGGCCGTTACAGGCCTTCGAGGTGCTCGATCTGTTCAACATGCTCGACCGGTGGCAGCATCTCTTCTGACTGCGGATTGGTCAGCATTGCTGGAGCCGGTTCCTTGGGGCACTGATAACCCCACCCTTCAGGGAAGGTTCCCCAGCAGGTTGCTCGGTAACCGTAGTGGAGATAGTCAGGACCGCAGGGCGTTCTGCGGACCGCTTCTTCACCGACTCCGCAATACAGGTTGCGTGCATCGATTGGGCAAGCCTTTTTAGGTGTTGTTGTGCATCCGACCATGCATAGGATGGCTGTTACCAACAACAACTGCTTTCCCCGTGACTCAATTCTTTTGAAATACATCGTAACTACCCAAGCTTTGAATTAAGGAGGTAAGCCGCTCTAGTTAACTTTCGGTTTAGGCGAACGAGCTTACCAGGAGATTTTGCGAATAATCGAACACTACGGGAATCGAAGTTAGAAGTTGTTTAAGTTGGTATTGGTTCGGTTATACAGATGGATCGTACGAGCCGTCTGGGTACCAAGCAGTGTCACACCGAGGACTCGTTCGATCGGCGAGATCAACTTGGCCAAAGCTGTGTCGAAGGCAACCAGCTTGTTTTCAGCCACGAACACGCGGTCGCCAGGCATCAACTGATAGTTGGTTGTAATGTCGCCCCGTTGGGTAATCCCTTGCCAGTCGATCGGAAGGATTTGATCGCCACATTGCGAGTTGGCACCAGGACGTGCAATCCACATTCTGGTTGAATTGGCACTCGAGAGGCTTTCGATCTGGCTAAGTGCATCGAGAGCGGTGTCTTTACCGGTAATTGGCATAGGAACGACGCGGTCGCCGAGGCCTGCTCCTTGTAGCACGACATAGTAGATTTTGCTGTTGTAGCCGTAGACGTCGACAGCAACCTCTGGGTTAGCGAAGCGTTCGGAAAGGAATGACTGGATCTCATGTTTCGCTTGATCGACGGTCATGCCAACCACGCGAACGCGTCCATAGCTACCCAGCGTCACGGTTCCATCGGGAGCAACTAAATGTTCCCCGGAGATCTCTTGGTGAGCTGAAATTCCTGCTAGGCGGACCCAGACAACTGGGTTTTGGACGTGAACTGCCAGACGTTCATGAATCACCTTTTGTGCTTCGGGAACTGTTAGGCCAGCGATACGTAGGGGACGGTATTCGCCACCAAGTGTCTGCTCGTCGTAGCCAAAGCCGAGCGTCACGGTTCCGTCGATGCCGACGGTGTATTCACCGATCACCGGTTGCTCTTCCGGGAGACCACTTGTTTCGACAACAATCGTGTCGAGCGGATGAAGCGTATAAGGAGCTTGAGGGATCAGGTTGACGGCCTGAATGCTCAACAAGTCAGGCGGTTCGATGACGTAGTCAGGCATCGTAACCATCTGCAATTCCTTCGGTTGATCAGGGTAAACCGGAGCATTGTGATTGGGATGGTCAAGATAACGATCCATTGGTTGAGAAATGGTGTGGCAGCCCATGAAACTGCATACCAGAACTGTAAACAGAGCCACGAGTTGATATTTGCGCATGTTCATGTAAGCAAGCCAGTTGACGGTACGTGTTGTCTCAGTCCAGGGAGAAGTCAAGTCGAATTCGACTTGTTCACCCTCTCGAAGTGTGTACAAATTGAGTACATATGGAATTGTCGGCGTTTTCCGGACAATCCTTCAGGCCAGAAGTGGGATCTGGCCGATTTTTATTGCAGGAAAGGCAGGAACTCTGCTTGCCCGCCAACTGCCTTGTAATGGAGAGTGCTTAGAAGATGACGGTTGCATCATTAAAAAAGAAAACGGCTGTACTAGTTCGTTGTGGGCTATTTCTGCTTCTCATCGGAACCGTTTGGGTTGTGGGAGAGAGCCAAGCAGAAGCACAGTACGGGTACCAACGATATCGCCCGAGCACACCAGTCCTAAGTCCTTACTTAGGGTTGACGGCAAATAACAACGGTGCTTTGCCGAATTACTTTGCGTTTGTCCGGCCAATGGAGAATGCGCAGCAGACGATTCAAAACGACAATCGAATGTTCAATCAGCAGCGACAAGAGTTGCTAAAGCAGCGAAATGAGCTACAGCGGTTACAGAACGAGTTTGGCCAAGGAGTGATTGCGCCAACTGGGCAAGCTGGTTGGTTCAAAGTTGGGGCTCGCCAGGGTGGAGGTTTCCGAAATACCTCGCACTATTACCAGCGATGGCAGAAATAGCCTCAGGGGAGCTAAATGGCCGTAAAGGCAATTACATATCAGTCTAATGGACTAAATGAGCCCCGTGTCGAATCGGCACGGGGCTTATTTAGTTCATGATTTAAAGTTGTCTAGCAGGTTTTTGGATAAAAGTGGGAAGATGGACTAAATAACCGAGAATCTTGCGCTCGTTTATCTTACCCGATGTGACTATAATGACGCTGGTTAGGATAACTTTAGCGAATTCAACTGGCGCAGTGGGGTTTATCACGAATGTACGTTTTTCGTGTCATAGTAGGGCAAATGATTGCCCTAGCAGTGTGCGCACCTATTTTCGCGGGTGAGCTTTACTCCACCTCGAGTTCAGGACAAAAGGTTAATGTCTTGGACCCAACTAGTGGCGAACTCTCGGAATTTGCGTCGTTCGAAGACTCCTTATCCCGCGGGATCGCTTTTGAACCTAACGGTAAGCTGTATGTGACCACATTCTTCGATGATCACTCGATTTTAGAAGAGCTTGACCGAAATTCTGGTTCTAGAACAACTATCGGTCGGTTTGCGGGTGAAACTTTCGTCCAAGCCATTGATTTTGATTATCAAGGCAATCTTTTTGCCCTTTCAACTGCCGGGCAGCTGTTTCGGATGGATCGCGATGTTGGATCTCCGTTTAGAAAAAAGCCTGGTACCGATATTTTGGATATGACGCTTGTTGGGGACACCGGCATTCTAGACTCGACAGATTTAGCGATCGATTTACCAGGACGCGTGTTTACGGTTACCGGTAGAGATCTTTATCAGATCGATCCGTTTACTGCTCAGCAGTTGTCAATGAAGCAAATTGTCATTGTTTCTCCGGAAGAATTACCCAAGCCGGAAGATGAAGACCTCAAAACGCTGGAAGTCAGCTTTCAGGTTGATGAGGGACCGACTTTCGCAGGGTTAATGTTTGATCAAGACGGGACGCTGTACGCTACCTCGAATACCTGTCCCACATCCATTTATGAAGTTGATCCTGAAACGGGAAATGCCATTTTTGTTTCCCAGACTGATATGTGTGACCCGTGCAGTGGGGACTTTCCTCCAATTGAATATGTTGGCACGGGGATTGGTGATTTCTGGGGAAGCAGTTCAACGGGGGGAAGTTATACCCTTGGCGGCCCTCTTGGTGTTGCAGGAGGGGTATTCGGTGGCGGAATAGGCGGTGGTTACGGCGGTGGAGGTGGTGGCGGAGGCGGCACCAACAATAACCCACCCGGCGGGCCTACTGATCCTGGTGGGCCAACGGACCCTGGGGTGACTCCAGTACCAGAACCAGGAAGTCTTTCTATTTTAGGGCTTGGTTTGGCAGGCTTAGGGATCGCGCGATTAGTTCGTCGCCGGACTCGTGCGGAGTTAAGCCAAGGTTAGCTTTGTGCTTCACGCTAGCTGTGGCTTTCCTGTAGGGAGCCCTTTTTGGTGGCAATTCACGGAAGTTTTGCTCCAAATTTCTTTCATTCGTAGTTAGAATGATCGAGAGGTGTGTATTTGCTTGAGGCAATGTTCCCGAATCGTGCGATTTCTGGCTAAAAAGGTCGTCGATTTAGGATTGCTGGAAGGTGGGGGGGCTGATCTCTCTAGAGGGCAGGTTGGGAGATCATATTACTTTTCGGATAAAGACTAGTTTATTTGGGTGGCGTGCTTCTGTTTTTTTTGCACAACGCCGTTGAGGATAAAGGGTTTAGGGCGATTCTGGGGAGTGTAGGGATTGGTTTGTTTGCGTAAAGATAGCAAGTAATTGCTTGACTTCTCAGGATATCAATATTTAAATATGGGTCGTGAAACTCGCTAATTGGTGGGGTGTCTACCGGCGAACAAGGTTTGGTTAATAGGAGAAATGGTATGGTTTTAAGCTGTTTTCAATGGGGAGGCATGAGAGCATTTGCGTTAATGCTCGTCCCCGCACTGTTGCTGTCCTCTGTCAGCGTAAGCAATGCTGCGATGGTGGTTGCAACGGATGACTTCTCGGCTGCTGGTTCTGGAACTGGTTGGGCTGCGGGTAGTTCGTGGAATTTTGGCAGCAATACCGCTGCTGAGACTGCCACCTACGCCAATCAAGCCATGGTCGTCAACAAGACTTCCACTAGCTACGCAACGCGTGATCTGGATTCGTCGCTCAATGGCGATTTCTTCTTCGCCTTCACCATGGACACAAGCAGCTTGAGTGCGAACCCGAACGACTTCGTGACGTTCTGGTTCGATTCCGCTGGTGGTGCTTATCCTGGTGATTCCTACATGTATGCACCCACGATCGGCTTGAAGGTCGATGGTGGCAATGGATCCATGACAGACGACTTCATGGTTCGTTTTGGCGTGGATGGTAGCACGACGGAATACTCCGACGCGTTCACCTTGGCTGACGGCAACCTTTTCGGAATCATTGGTAAGCTTAGCAAGAGTGGTGCCAACGGTAGCTCTTTTGACACTCTCGAGCTTTGGGTGACCGACGCTCTGGGTGGCTTCCCAGATTTCAACTCGCTTGGCGCAGCTCAGGCAGTTTCAACTGGTAACAGCTTCCTTTTGTCCTCAGTTCAGACGGTTGGCGTTCGCTCTTCCGGTTTGACTGGGGGTGAATCGGTGTTGTTGGACAACATCACCATCGCCACCGTTCCTGAGCCAATGACCATGGCTCTATGGGGAATCGGTGGGGTTGCTGGTTTGGCCTATTCGGCGCGTCGTCGTCGTAAGGCTGCTGGCGAAACTGCTGCCTAAGTAGTTCGATAGCTAATGAGAGAGGCTGTCAGCTTTTTGTTGACAGCCTCTTTTTTTATTGTTTCCGTAGAAATGGAAAAACAGTGGACGTCACAGCTGGCGTGGTTATGCTTGGTTGATAGGGCTGGATGCCCCAGACGAGGTAAATTTATGTGCGGTCTTGGGGCGAGTCGAGCCCAGGGAATAGCGAGACCTGCATTGGGAGGCTGCCATTATTGGCAGTGCACAGACGGTACCTTATTAATATGTCAAGCAATCAGCAGGCTGCTTCGAGTGGAGTTTCCCCTCAGTTTTTGATTGCGAGTGCGGTGGTGCTCGCGCTTGTTGCTTCGTTCTGGTCGGTCGACATTAAGCTGCTCTCTATCTGGTCGACGCAGTCGGATATGTCGCATGGTTTTTTTGTTCCCGTGATCTCCCTTTGGCTTCTCTGGTTTCGGGCTGACAAGGCGCCGAAATATGATCAGCTAGGGGGATGGGGAGCGTTTGCGATTGGCCTTGCGATTATTGCCCTGGGCATTGCAATGCGATGCTCTGGAATACTATTTCGCACGACAATTATCGAAGCATGGTCGATTATCTTGGTCGCACTAGGAATGGTGGTGGCTGTTGGGGGGATTAAAGGGCTCCGGTGGGCATGGCCTTCGGTGCTTTTTTTGGCCTTCATGCTTCCTCTGCCGGCGTCGATTGGCGGTGTTTTTGGAGCCAATCTCCAAGCGGTTGCGACCGTTGTAAGCAATTACACGCTTCAGCTCATTGGCGTGCCGGCTGTTGCGGAAGGTAATGTAATTTGGCTTTCGACTCGGCCACTCGGTGTTGCGGAGGCATGCAATGGCTTACGCATGCTAACTGCTTTCTTCGCAATATCGGTTGCATGCTGTTTCATTCTTGATCGTCCCTTATGGCAAAAACTAGTTTTAGTAGCCAGTGCCCCGGTTGTTGGCATTGTTGCCAATGTGTTTCGGATTACGCTTATTGGGGTGATCTACGAGCAGGGACCAAGCGAGGCGACATCGGTATTTGTCCATGATCTTGCAGGTTGGCTGATGATGCCACTTGCGATCGTTATTTTGATGATAGAACTATGGGTCTTATCTGGCATTGTTTTGCCTGATGAGTCTGAGTTTTCTTATCCCGATGAAGTTTCGGTGTAAGCGATGTTCGGCGTGTAAGGCATTTACGCGATGAACTGGTTTGGGTGTTGTTTCTGAGTAGAGTGTTGTTTCTGGGCAGTGAAGGGCAAAGAAGATCGCTATGTCAAACGGAAACTTGGTGATTCCATCTGATAACAATCGACAGGCAGCGAGTGTCAATGTCCCCGGCCGAGTTGTTGATGTGCGGTCCTCCGATGAGGACAGCAATCGTATGGGACAGGTCGTTCATTCATTGCGGCGTCAATGGCTCGCATCAGTAGTCCTGGGAGTTTTGCTTGCGGTGCCTATTGGTGTTGGGGTTTGGCTATTGCAAGCCCCGAAGTATTCCTCTTCAGCTTATCTCCGTATTTCAGCAAATGACCAACCTTTGGCATTCAAAACGGTAGAGCAAGCCGCGAGGAATGATTTTCGGACCTTTAAGAATACGCAAGTCCAGTTGATGATTACGCCTTTTGTCTTGAGTAAGGCACTTGGCAAAGATGGCATCATAAACCTTCCTGTAATTGCCGAGAATGAAAACCCTTTGGAATGGCTGCAAAAGGAGTTGCAGGTTCGCTTTCCGGGGGATGCGGAAATTCTGCAAGTTTCTATGTCTAGCGCAGATCCCACTACCGCAATGAAGATTGTTAATGCGGTGGTTGGTGCCTACCAAGAGGAGGTCATTGAGTCAGAGCGGATGGCTCGTGTCAGACGTTTGGACAACCTCGAGCGAGTCTATAACGAAACCGAGGCAAAAGCACGCAGTAAACGTTCCGATCTGCGTACGCTTGCAGAAACGCTGGGAACGAGTGATAGCGACACGCTGAGTTTGGCACAGCAGGGCTCGGTTCAGCATTATGGGCTGGTACGTAATGAGCTTGCTCAAGTGCGTTTTGATTTGATGAGAGCTCAGGGCGAGCTTGATTTTCTTACTTCAAGCAACAGCTCAAGCCAAGCTGCGGACAAGGCTCAAGCGGAGCCTTCAAAAGAAGTAGAAAAGACTGTTTCTGGAGAGAATGCCGCATTGCCTGTTGGTTCTGATCAGGCATTGGTTGCCGATGCAGCTACGGTAGAAGGAGAGCAGTCGGAAGAGATAGAGCCTCAGCTTTCCGAGGTTGAAATGAACGAGGCAATTTCTAGTGATCCGATCTCGGTGAAGTTGCAGGCTGAATTAGATCGCTTTGAGGAGCCGCAATATACCCTGACGCCTGCTGCTTACCAGCGTTATCGTGAAACGAACTCGGCTGCAATTAAATCGTTAGAGAGTCGCCTGAAAGAACGTCGCGAGCATCTTGAGCTGCTTGTTAAGGAACGTATTGCTCAGGATTTGGCTGCCCAGGCTAAAGGTGAAATTGCTCGCAAAGGCTCTAGTATTTTAGCAGTTCCTGAGGTGGATAACACCCTGCCGGATTTGAGGGTTCGTGTGGGCGTTCTAAAGCAACAAGAGGAGACTCTTGCTGCAGAAGTTGCTGTGCTTGAAAAAGAGGTGCGAACTTATGGGCGGTCGTCGGTTGAAGTTGAGATGATGCGTTCCGAGATCGAGGGCTTGGATAGCATCGTTCAGCAATTGAGCGCAGAGATTGAACGCACCAAGATCGAATTACGGGGAACTCCGCGTATCACGCTTTTAAGCAAGGCAGAACCAGGCACGGTCACCGATAAAAAACGCCCAATCATGATTACGGCGGCTGCTGCGTTGGCTGGGTTGGTGCTTCCTGGTGGGTTGCTTGTTTTGCGTGACTTCCAGAAGAAACGGCTCAGCGATTTGCCAACGACTCGTGACGAGCTTGGTTTGGAAATTCTGGGAACCATTCCCCGGTTGCCTCGCGGAATTACCCGAAAGCCTAAGGCTTTGGCGGTCAACCTGGGGCCATTTGAGGATCGGGTTCGCGATTCTTCAGATTCGGTAGCCGCGACAATTCTTCGTCGGGCTGCAACTCAGAAGTGTCAGGTGCTCTTGATTTCGAGTGCGATGCCGCAGGAAGGCAAATCAAGTTTAACTTGTCATTTAGCAATTAGTCTGGCTAATGCTGGTCGGCGTGTTGTTATTGTCGATTTTGATTTGCGTCGTCCCAGTATGCACCGTATTCTTGGCTTGCCAATCGGGCCGGGGGTAAGCGATCTGCTTGCCGGTCAGGCTGAACTCGCCGACGTTGTAAAAGCAACGGACATTCCGAACGTTAGCTTTTTACCCGCAGGGGTTGAAGAGCAGTCTATCTCTCGTGGAGCTACTTCTGGGGTGCTTGACGCAATCTTGGGTGATCTTCGAAAGCGATATGACTTTGTCATTGTGGACGCAGGCCCAGTTTTAGGATCGCCAAGTACACGTTTATTGGCTCAGCCACAGTACGTCGACGGCGTAATTCTTTCCGTATTCAAAGATGTGAGTCAGGTCACTCAGGTCGAGGATGCGAAAAGGGTGTTGACTAGCTTTGGAGCGCCTATCTTAGGGACCGTTCTGTCAGGCTACTCAACGGGGATGTATTACTCCTATACGGCTCGCACGAAGAGCACAGTTGAAGTCGCGAAATAACCACGGGCCTGTTTCATTATGAATAATACCTTGCTTCGAACCGTATTGGTTTGTGGGTTTGTTTTGCTTTGCTCTGCCGGGGTTGCCTTGGTGGAGATGAAGTTTGATGTATCTATCCGTCAGCCTGCAGTTGCCATCGATAGCCTTCCCGAAACACTCTCAGGGTGGAGTAGCGAGGATGTGCCTATGGATCCTGAGGTTACGCGATTCGCTGGTGCTGAAGCTACCGTCAGCCGGGTCTATCGCCGTAATGGTGAGATTCCTGTTTCCGTGTATGCAGCGGTGTGGGCGGATGAAGAAACCGTTTCCAGTATTGCTCCGCATCCGCCAGGCGTTTGTTATCCAAACGCTGGCTGGACATTGGAACGCGAAAAAGTTGTTGTCGTTGACGACTCAGTGCCCATTCAATTGTTAGAGTTTTCGCGAGCTGGAGAGCATGTTATTACGGCACACTGGTATCAGCTCGGAGAGCTGCGGTATGTAGATCGTGACAAAGGACGCTTAGGGCTGGCATCGCTTTGGGGGGAATCGAGTTGGCCTCCCTTAGTCAAAATCTTGCTTCAAACACAAGCTTCAAGCATTGAGGAGGCCGAAAGTCGTTTGACTGCTATTGCCACGGACGTCAATCAATTTACGAAGACAGTACAGTAGTTGATTGCAACTGCTTCCGTGTGACTCAGCCCCACTGGGTATTGATAGCGTTAGGAATTCAATGTTAGCACGCCTGAATTATCGCTTTATCGCATTGCTCTTTGTGGCTCTAGCTCTCTTTGCGGCAATCGTTCACGGCATTCATACCGTCCAGTTGTCAAGGCATACGGCTTCGTTCTTGCGAGAAGCGAGGCGTGTCCGCAGTGAAGGACGCATGCTGGACGCCTTGGCTCATTATCGCCGTTATACGTTGGTTGCCCCCAATGATGTTGCTGCTTTAACCGAGTTTGGCTATCTCCTGCGGGATGCGGGCAGCCCCGATCAGGCCTATTTGATTCTCAGCCGTTCCTTTCAAATTGACCCTAATCAGGATGGGCTTTGCTTAGCGTTGGTTGACCTGGCGATTGCCCTGCAGCGTTTTGCAGATGCACGCGACTATTTGGCGAACGTCTTAATTCCCGCATCTCCAGACGATCCTGAATTGCTGGGGAAGTTGGCGGTTTGCCAAGCAGGGCTCGGTGAATTTCGACAGGCATGCGACAATCTTGAGCATGCGATTAAGGGGGATCCTAGTAATATTGGCTTGTATCTTCGTTTAGCGAATTTGCAGAACTCGTCACTGAATAGTTACGGCGACGCTAAGGTAACGCTGGACGAAATGGTAGCGAATAATGTTCGTGATCCATTGGCTTATGTTGCTCGCGGGCATTGGGTGATGTCGGCCGTCTCGGGGAATGCTGTAGATGGGCAGGGGCGCACCGGCGGTGGGGCCTTACAGACGCTTGAAAGTCATCGGTATGCCGAAGTGCAGTCCGATTTGAATGAAGCCTTGCAGCTTGCCCCGGCGTCTGTAGATGCTAATTTGCTGGGAGCAGAGTTGGCGCTCACTCAGATGGATTTAGATAAGGCCGTTGAGTTTGCAACGCGGGCAAAGCGGATTGCTGCCAACGAGCCTTACCCGGTTCGTCTGCTGGTTCGTGTTGCCAGTCTCAAGGGTGATCACAATAAGGCAATTGAAGTAGCACGCGAAGGCTTGAAAAATTGGCCGAATGATTTTCAACTTCAATGGATGCTGGCGAACCTTCTCATTGATGGTCAGAAGATCGATGATGCTTTGCCGGTCATAGAGCATCTTCGTGTGTTGTCTCCTGATCCTTCTCTTATTGCCTTGCTTGAGGCGAGAGTCTTGGCGGTAGAAGGAAAGTGGCGAGAATCGGCAAAGTTAGTTGAACAGAATCGGGCTCGACTTATGAATTGGCCGGCAATCGCCAGTCGTGCTGACTTTCATCTTGGACGCTGTTATCAGCAATTGGCACGTCCCGATCAGGAGTTGAATGCCTATCGCCGAGCGCTTGCAGTTGATCCGAATTCGAGGGATCTGCGTTTGGCAGTTGCGAATGCTCTTCGTAATTCCAATAAGTTTGATGAAGCATTTGAAGAGTATCGGGCGATCGTCGAAGGTGGTTCTCAGGGGGCTGAGGATGAAAAAAAAGGAGTGCCGCTTGAGGCAGTTGTTAATTACTTTCGCTTGCTGGTACGCGAAGAAAGCCTGAAAACAAACGGAAAGTCGCTAGAGCGTGTTGTCGATGCAATGGATCGTCTGGAAGAACGTAATCCGGGGATCATGTATCTTCCGATCTTGAGGGCTGAGCTATATGTTGCTCAAGGGGATCTTGAGAAAGCCTCTAAGTTAATCCATGACGCGAGGGGTAATAATCCAGAACTCTTTGATTTCTTTTCGGCAGAAGTCATGCTGGCTTGCCAAAAGGAAGATTGGGACGCTGTCGATCGACTATTGGCTGAGGGCAAAGAGACCTTTGACAAAGATCCACGATTTTGGATGCTGTCGGGAAAAAGTGCGGTGCTTCGGTATGGAATCGAGTCCGGCGACACTATTCGGGATATTGCTAAGGACGAGAGTCTCAAGAGTAGCAAATCGTATTCTGATGTGTTGAGTTATCTGGCGTCCCTTGCATTTTGGATTCAGGATGCTGAGCTGACCAAGGAACTCGGACAGCAAGTCATCGCAGCCGAGCCTAATCAATTGGCGATTCGGTTATTGCTTTTGGAAAGTGCATTTCGCGAGAAAAATCTTGCTGATGTCGCCCCTTTGCTGGCAGAAGTGGAAGTAATTGATGGCCGGCATGCAACATGGAATTATGGGGAGGCCATGCGGCTTGTACTTGAGGTGCAAGCAGCCGATGGGAAAGATGAAGATAGGAAAGTTTTAAAGGCTTTTGCGCACTTGGCCGATGCCCAGAAGTTGCGTCCAGGTTGGGGGCGTGCGATCACCTTTGAGGCTCAGCTTTTAGAGCTACAAGGGCAGGAAGATATGGCGTTGTCGAAATATCTTGATGCCATATCGCTTGGTGAACGTGATCCTAAAGCATTGCAGCGTGCGACTTTTCTTTTGTTTCAGCGAGGCCGTTATGCCGAAGTTGATCGGTTGCTTGGCCAGCTGAATGAGAACGGCAGTAGCTTGTCTACCGAGTTGCTCCATACAGGCGCTGAAGCGGCCATTCAAATGGGAAAACTGGGACGTGCTTTGCAGTTAGCTCAGGATTTCGCGGAGACTTCAGAACGCTCTGAGGATCATGTTTGGCTTGCGCAGCTTTTGGTGATGCTGGACCGGCACGACGAGGCAGAAGCTGAGATGAAGAAAGCTTCTGAACTGGCTCCTTCGCAGCCTGGGCCATGGCTTGGTATGGTTGGAATCTACGCGCGGCGAAATCAGCGTGAGCTTGCCATAAAAGCGATGGAGGATGGGAGCAAGGAGCTAGAGGACAGCCAGAAAGATCTCTTTCTCGGGCAGTGCTATGAGATTCTTGGGGAAAGAGGAAAGGCAGAGGCTTCGTATCTAGCCGCAACCCAAAACCAGCCTGACAGTATTCAAGCTCAGGTCTCGCTGGTTAACTTCTATTTGCGTAATTCGCGACGGGTTGAGGCTCGGCGCGAGCTGCAGGTTTTGCTTGAGCGTGATGAAATCGAAACAGACATGGCTTGTTGGGCTCGTCGTAATCTTGCAATTCAGCTTGCGACCGAGCCCAATGAGGAAAACACGAAGTTAGCCTTAGATCTGCTTGACGAGAATGAGAAAGAGGTGGGCAAGATAAAGGGCGATCAAATTGCTCGCGCCTCTATCTTGGCGTCGCTTCC from Bremerella cremea includes these protein-coding regions:
- a CDS encoding polysaccharide biosynthesis/export family protein, with the protein product MDRYLDHPNHNAPVYPDQPKELQMVTMPDYVIEPPDLLSIQAVNLIPQAPYTLHPLDTIVVETSGLPEEQPVIGEYTVGIDGTVTLGFGYDEQTLGGEYRPLRIAGLTVPEAQKVIHERLAVHVQNPVVWVRLAGISAHQEISGEHLVAPDGTVTLGSYGRVRVVGMTVDQAKHEIQSFLSERFANPEVAVDVYGYNSKIYYVVLQGAGLGDRVVPMPITGKDTALDALSQIESLSSANSTRMWIARPGANSQCGDQILPIDWQGITQRGDITTNYQLMPGDRVFVAENKLVAFDTALAKLISPIERVLGVTLLGTQTARTIHLYNRTNTNLNNF
- a CDS encoding PEP-CTERM sorting domain-containing protein, producing the protein MIALAVCAPIFAGELYSTSSSGQKVNVLDPTSGELSEFASFEDSLSRGIAFEPNGKLYVTTFFDDHSILEELDRNSGSRTTIGRFAGETFVQAIDFDYQGNLFALSTAGQLFRMDRDVGSPFRKKPGTDILDMTLVGDTGILDSTDLAIDLPGRVFTVTGRDLYQIDPFTAQQLSMKQIVIVSPEELPKPEDEDLKTLEVSFQVDEGPTFAGLMFDQDGTLYATSNTCPTSIYEVDPETGNAIFVSQTDMCDPCSGDFPPIEYVGTGIGDFWGSSSTGGSYTLGGPLGVAGGVFGGGIGGGYGGGGGGGGGTNNNPPGGPTDPGGPTDPGVTPVPEPGSLSILGLGLAGLGIARLVRRRTRAELSQG
- a CDS encoding PEP-CTERM sorting domain-containing protein (PEP-CTERM proteins occur, often in large numbers, in the proteomes of bacteria that also encode an exosortase, a predicted intramembrane cysteine proteinase. The presence of a PEP-CTERM domain at a protein's C-terminus predicts cleavage within the sorting domain, followed by covalent anchoring to some some component of the (usually Gram-negative) cell surface. Many PEP-CTERM proteins exhibit an unusual sequence composition that includes large numbers of potential glycosylation sites. Expression of one such protein has been shown restore the ability of a bacterium to form floc, a type of biofilm.); translation: MVLSCFQWGGMRAFALMLVPALLLSSVSVSNAAMVVATDDFSAAGSGTGWAAGSSWNFGSNTAAETATYANQAMVVNKTSTSYATRDLDSSLNGDFFFAFTMDTSSLSANPNDFVTFWFDSAGGAYPGDSYMYAPTIGLKVDGGNGSMTDDFMVRFGVDGSTTEYSDAFTLADGNLFGIIGKLSKSGANGSSFDTLELWVTDALGGFPDFNSLGAAQAVSTGNSFLLSSVQTVGVRSSGLTGGESVLLDNITIATVPEPMTMALWGIGGVAGLAYSARRRRKAAGETAA
- a CDS encoding exosortase/archaeosortase family protein; this encodes MSSNQQAASSGVSPQFLIASAVVLALVASFWSVDIKLLSIWSTQSDMSHGFFVPVISLWLLWFRADKAPKYDQLGGWGAFAIGLAIIALGIAMRCSGILFRTTIIEAWSIILVALGMVVAVGGIKGLRWAWPSVLFLAFMLPLPASIGGVFGANLQAVATVVSNYTLQLIGVPAVAEGNVIWLSTRPLGVAEACNGLRMLTAFFAISVACCFILDRPLWQKLVLVASAPVVGIVANVFRITLIGVIYEQGPSEATSVFVHDLAGWLMMPLAIVILMIELWVLSGIVLPDESEFSYPDEVSV